A DNA window from Deltaproteobacteria bacterium GWC2_65_14 contains the following coding sequences:
- a CDS encoding UDP-glucose 4-epimerase, translating to MRILLTGGAGFIGSNVADAYAGEGHELMVIDDLSSGKERNLPREARFVLCDIGSDTAVEAIRSFRPEVVNHHAAQINVRASVRDPRFDAQVNILSTLRLLEGCREHGVRKFLFASSGGAGYGEQEVFPAGETHPLRPVSPYGAAKVSAELYLHYYRVQYGLDYTALRYANVYGPRQDPHGEAGVVAIFCERLLRGQRAIVNGDGEQTRDYVYVGDVVRANLAALTRGSGLAVNIGTGIETSVNTLFRFLRELIGSGQEEIHGPAMPGEQLRSCLENRMAFDELGWYPETSLEEGLARTVAFFREKIQSSSTW from the coding sequence GTGCGGATCCTGCTGACGGGAGGGGCCGGGTTCATCGGATCGAACGTGGCCGACGCCTACGCGGGCGAGGGGCACGAGCTGATGGTGATCGACGACCTTTCCTCGGGGAAGGAGAGGAACCTTCCCCGGGAGGCCCGGTTCGTCCTGTGCGACATCGGATCGGACACCGCCGTCGAGGCGATCCGCTCCTTCCGCCCGGAGGTCGTCAACCACCATGCGGCGCAGATCAACGTCCGCGCCTCCGTCAGGGACCCGCGGTTCGACGCGCAGGTGAACATCCTCTCCACACTCCGCCTGCTGGAGGGGTGCCGGGAGCACGGGGTGCGGAAGTTCCTCTTCGCCTCCTCGGGGGGAGCCGGGTACGGGGAGCAGGAGGTCTTTCCCGCCGGCGAGACCCACCCGCTCCGTCCGGTGAGCCCCTACGGGGCGGCGAAGGTCTCGGCGGAGCTCTACCTCCACTATTACCGGGTCCAGTACGGGCTGGACTACACCGCCCTGCGGTACGCCAACGTCTACGGACCGCGGCAGGATCCGCACGGCGAGGCGGGCGTGGTGGCGATCTTCTGCGAGCGGCTCCTGCGGGGGCAGAGGGCTATCGTGAACGGCGACGGGGAGCAGACCCGGGACTACGTGTACGTCGGGGACGTCGTCCGCGCGAACCTCGCCGCGCTCACCCGGGGCTCCGGCCTTGCGGTGAACATCGGCACCGGGATCGAGACCAGTGTAAACACCCTGTTCCGGTTCCTCCGGGAGTTGATCGGCAGCGGGCAGGAGGAGATTCACGGGCCGGCGATGCCGGGGGAGCAGCTTCGGTCCTGCCTGGAAAACCGGATGGCGTTCGACGAACTGGGGTGGTATCCTGAGACGTCCCTGGAGGAAGGGCTCGCCCGGACGGTTGCGTTTTTCCGCGAAAAAATCCAATCCTCAAGCACGTGGTAG